A region from the Leptolyngbya iicbica LK genome encodes:
- a CDS encoding MSMEG_0565 family glycosyltransferase codes for MVARDMMKIALLTYSTKPRGSVVHTWELANALHHLGHTVCVYALDKGAASSPQHEEVDEIASPPHRQLACPMRLIPARPAPDDIDGLIQQRIQEFVAALQQESDRYDVYHAQDCIGANALVQLKERGQVHHVVRTVHHVEDYESIYLQQCQDKSIRLPDLCLCVSDRWQQALRTDYNIDAPRVVNGVDQQRFSPALDGSETALKTAYQLTGHPIYLTVGGIEPRKNSIRLLEAFAQVQAQQPQAQLIIAGGATLFDYQPYREQFFQRAAALGIMDALVLPGVIPDADLPGMYRCADVFCFPSIKEGWGLVVLEAIAAGLPVVTANETPFTEFLTSEQAILVNPGSVEQIAQGMLAASEPKRSHALVEQSRGILARYTWEKSAQMHLQAYQSLVHSH; via the coding sequence ATGGTTGCCCGCGACATGATGAAAATTGCGCTGTTGACCTATTCCACCAAGCCCCGAGGCAGTGTTGTGCATACTTGGGAACTGGCCAATGCACTGCACCACCTGGGACACACAGTCTGTGTTTATGCACTGGATAAAGGGGCGGCAAGCTCACCTCAGCACGAGGAGGTCGACGAGATCGCCTCGCCCCCCCATCGGCAACTGGCGTGTCCCATGCGCTTGATTCCGGCTCGCCCCGCCCCTGATGACATTGATGGGCTAATTCAGCAACGGATTCAAGAATTCGTCGCGGCGTTGCAACAGGAAAGCGATCGCTACGACGTTTACCACGCGCAGGACTGCATTGGGGCCAATGCTCTGGTGCAGCTCAAAGAGCGCGGGCAAGTTCATCACGTTGTCCGCACGGTGCACCATGTCGAAGATTACGAAAGCATCTACTTGCAACAGTGTCAGGACAAGTCCATCCGCCTACCGGACTTGTGTCTGTGTGTGAGCGATCGCTGGCAGCAAGCCCTCCGCACTGACTACAACATTGACGCGCCACGGGTGGTCAATGGCGTCGATCAACAGCGCTTTTCGCCCGCGTTGGACGGCTCGGAAACCGCCTTAAAAACGGCCTATCAACTGACCGGGCACCCCATCTACTTGACGGTGGGCGGCATTGAACCGCGCAAAAATTCCATTCGTTTACTGGAAGCCTTTGCCCAGGTGCAGGCGCAGCAACCCCAAGCACAGCTCATCATTGCCGGCGGGGCGACACTGTTTGACTATCAACCCTATCGAGAGCAGTTTTTTCAGCGGGCGGCGGCATTGGGGATTATGGATGCCTTAGTGCTTCCGGGAGTGATTCCAGACGCCGATTTGCCGGGGATGTATCGTTGTGCCGATGTGTTTTGTTTTCCATCGATCAAAGAGGGGTGGGGCTTGGTCGTATTGGAAGCGATCGCGGCAGGGTTACCCGTCGTCACGGCCAATGAGACGCCCTTTACCGAGTTTTTGACATCGGAACAGGCGATTTTAGTCAACCCTGGCAGTGTGGAACAGATCGCCCAAGGAATGCTGGCGGCATCAGAGCCGAAGCGATCGCACGCCCTCGTTGAGCAGAGTCGGGGCATTTTGGCGCGCTACACTTGGGAAAAATCGGCGCAAATGCACTTGCAGGCGTACCAAAGCCTGGTACATTCCCATTGA
- a CDS encoding MSMEG_0570 family nitrogen starvation response protein: MPEMQFQIRWPDGTEAACYSPSLVIKDYLKVGETYTLSDFLDKSRTALNIASDRVRAKYGFPCGRAMGQLQVLESTAAQYQGLANPTVDVLAFVE; encoded by the coding sequence ATGCCTGAGATGCAATTTCAAATCCGTTGGCCCGATGGCACCGAGGCGGCCTGCTATTCCCCGTCGTTGGTGATTAAGGACTATCTCAAAGTGGGTGAAACCTATACGTTGAGTGACTTTCTGGATAAGTCGCGGACCGCGCTGAATATTGCCAGCGATCGCGTGCGGGCTAAATACGGCTTTCCCTGTGGCCGGGCGATGGGCCAGTTGCAAGTGTTGGAATCGACGGCTGCCCAATATCAAGGATTGGCTAATCCGACGGTGGATGTATTGGCTTTCGTCGAGTAA
- the metK gene encoding methionine adenosyltransferase yields the protein MSEYSIFTSESVSAGHPDKMADQISDAILDAILQDDPHARVAVETLVKTGMAVVAGEVRTSTYVDLEDVVRNVILDIGYNSSDVGFDGASCAVLNAIGKQSADIAMGVDEAADKDLGAGDQGLMFGYATNETDVLMPAPIYYAHRLVERQAYLREKGVLPWLRPDAKSQVTLRYEAGKPVAVDAVVLSTQHDPDIELSDIREAVMEEIIKPVLPQAWFHVETQYHINPTGQFIIGGPVGDCGLTGRKIIVDTYGGMARHGGGAFSGKDPSKVDRSAAYAGRYVAKNIVAAGLADRCEIQVSYAIGVSQPTSISINTFGTGKIADDQIVKLVREHFDLRPQGLIDMLDLRRPIYRQTAAYGHFGRELPEITWEKTDKAELLKAVL from the coding sequence ATGAGCGAATACAGTATTTTTACCTCGGAATCGGTGTCGGCAGGCCACCCCGACAAAATGGCTGACCAAATCTCTGACGCGATTTTGGACGCCATTCTGCAAGATGACCCTCATGCCCGTGTCGCGGTTGAAACGCTGGTTAAAACCGGGATGGCAGTCGTGGCGGGCGAAGTGCGCACCAGCACCTATGTCGATCTCGAAGATGTCGTTCGCAATGTCATTCTCGATATTGGCTACAACAGCTCTGATGTCGGGTTTGATGGCGCGTCTTGTGCCGTGCTGAATGCGATCGGTAAGCAGTCTGCTGATATCGCCATGGGGGTCGACGAGGCCGCCGATAAAGATTTAGGGGCAGGTGACCAGGGCTTGATGTTTGGCTATGCGACCAACGAAACCGATGTGTTGATGCCCGCCCCGATTTATTACGCCCATCGCCTCGTCGAGCGTCAGGCTTATCTGCGCGAAAAAGGCGTTTTGCCTTGGCTGCGCCCCGATGCCAAGAGCCAGGTGACCCTTCGGTATGAAGCTGGCAAACCCGTCGCCGTGGATGCCGTGGTGCTGTCCACTCAGCATGATCCCGATATTGAGCTGAGCGACATTCGGGAAGCAGTGATGGAAGAAATCATTAAGCCAGTACTGCCGCAGGCCTGGTTCCACGTGGAAACGCAGTATCACATCAATCCCACTGGCCAATTCATCATCGGTGGTCCGGTAGGCGATTGCGGCCTCACCGGGCGCAAAATTATTGTGGATACTTACGGCGGCATGGCTCGGCACGGCGGTGGCGCTTTCTCTGGCAAGGATCCTTCCAAAGTCGATCGCTCGGCGGCTTATGCCGGACGTTATGTCGCGAAAAATATCGTCGCCGCCGGATTGGCCGATCGCTGTGAAATTCAAGTCTCCTACGCCATTGGCGTTTCCCAACCCACCTCAATCTCGATCAACACCTTTGGCACGGGCAAGATCGCAGACGACCAGATTGTTAAACTGGTGCGCGAGCATTTTGATCTGCGCCCTCAGGGATTAATCGATATGCTGGATTTACGACGTCCGATTTATCGTCAGACTGCTGCCTACGGCCACTTTGGTCGCGAACTGCCAGAGATTACCTGGGAAAAGACCGACAAAGCGGAATTGCTCAAAGCAGTTCTTTAA